In Mangrovivirga cuniculi, the following proteins share a genomic window:
- a CDS encoding MarR family winged helix-turn-helix transcriptional regulator, producing MKIEEAIKTKGLKDNYEKLFVNIIYTSNWFKSKLKDLFKPYGITQTQYNVLRILRGKYPEPCNPGYITSVMIEKMSDVTRLIDRLIEKKLVKRMVCETNRRMVEVYITKEGLELLEKLEPVVEKSRDDLKVLTDDEANQLSHLLDKLRGH from the coding sequence ATGAAGATAGAGGAGGCAATTAAAACAAAAGGACTGAAAGACAATTATGAAAAATTATTTGTCAACATCATCTACACCAGCAACTGGTTCAAGTCAAAATTAAAAGATTTATTTAAGCCTTACGGAATAACTCAAACCCAATACAATGTACTCAGAATTCTTCGTGGGAAATATCCTGAGCCATGTAATCCTGGGTATATTACGAGTGTAATGATCGAAAAAATGTCTGATGTAACCCGACTCATCGATCGCCTTATTGAAAAGAAACTGGTAAAAAGAATGGTCTGCGAGACAAACCGTAGAATGGTTGAGGTATATATTACTAAAGAAGGTTTAGAACTACTGGAAAAACTTGAACCAGTGGTTGAAAAATCTAGAGATGACCTGAAAGTTTTAACAGATGATGAGGCAAATCAGCTCAGTCATTTATTAGATAAATTGAGAGGGCATTAA
- a CDS encoding DoxX family membrane protein — MITQISFLQDPWTVELIIKICLSLFLAILFLQSGLDKIFNYKDNADWLKGHFAESPISGLTPLMIPLITLLETAAGILSAIGVVMLVVSQSGTFAFIGALLSTISIISLFFGQRLAKDYEGAATLTGYFLICIVTMFMFI; from the coding sequence ATGATCACCCAAATTTCATTTTTACAAGATCCATGGACTGTCGAATTAATCATCAAGATATGTCTTTCACTTTTTTTGGCTATTTTATTTTTGCAGTCGGGATTAGATAAAATTTTTAACTATAAGGACAATGCAGACTGGTTGAAAGGGCATTTTGCAGAAAGCCCAATTTCAGGATTGACACCATTAATGATACCGCTGATTACCCTACTTGAAACAGCCGCTGGTATTCTTTCAGCAATCGGAGTTGTTATGCTAGTTGTTTCTCAATCTGGTACTTTTGCGTTCATAGGTGCTCTATTGAGTACCATAAGCATTATCAGTTTGTTTTTCGGCCAAAGATTAGCCAAAGACTATGAAGGGGCAGCAACCTTAACAGGTTATTTTCTGATATGTATTGTCACAATGTTTATGTTTATATAA